In Methanobrevibacter sp., one DNA window encodes the following:
- the hypF gene encoding carbamoyltransferase HypF: MNALMILTQGIVQGVGFRPYVYRLASDLNLKGHVRNLGNVVEIIIEGENTEDFVKRLPEELPPIAKIDSMEVREIKAENHTDFKIIESGDTYSGVSVIPPDIAICEKCLAEIRNPNDRRYKYPFNACTDCGPRFTVIESVPYDRVRTSMDEFPLCDDCLIEYQQPLDRRYHGEAICCSDCGPQMSFYDGKTRVECENPIRKGAEVLSKGKILAIKGIGGTHLVVDAYNDDAIKELRKKLNRPNQAFAVMCRDLESLEKYAELSEKEIKTITSNKRPIVILKKKTGYRFPESLSPGLHNIGVMLPYSPMHYLLFDESEIDTFVMTSANIPGEPMMIENSQIINGVNDYSLVHNRKILNRCDDSVIRFRNDELSFIRRSRGYTPEPYTINYDVNDLDVLALGPELDVTFSIARGNKVYPSQHIGNTNKPKTLKFLREAIENMQRITKINEFDVIACDMHPHFFTTRLAYELGEKYDAEVLPVQHHHAHTVALANDHGIEEMICIAADGVGFGSDGTSWGGEILYTDISSFERLSHLQPQLMPGGDVATKYPVRMLASILNDDDLIRHYANYFKYGEIEIKNIKKQINSGINVGITTSTGRVLDSMAAALEICHERTYEGECSMKLESAAYYSTNELEIPVIIENNQLNTTEILREVVRLYQNGAKKSDVAAAGQIAIASGLSELAIQAADNKNISDIGATGGVFYNEAITDCVKNYIENNGYNFIQHLNTCAGDGSVSLGQSIVCKKSEKNV; this comes from the coding sequence ATGAATGCTTTAATGATTTTAACCCAAGGTATTGTTCAAGGAGTGGGATTCAGACCATATGTATATAGACTAGCAAGTGATTTAAACTTGAAAGGACATGTTAGAAACCTTGGAAATGTAGTTGAGATAATTATTGAAGGAGAAAATACTGAAGATTTCGTCAAAAGACTTCCTGAAGAGTTACCTCCAATAGCAAAAATTGATTCAATGGAAGTTCGTGAAATCAAAGCAGAAAACCATACTGATTTTAAAATCATTGAAAGTGGAGATACATATTCAGGAGTTAGTGTAATCCCGCCAGACATTGCAATTTGCGAAAAATGCTTAGCTGAAATCAGAAATCCTAATGACAGACGTTATAAATATCCTTTCAATGCATGCACAGATTGCGGACCAAGATTTACAGTGATTGAAAGCGTGCCCTATGACCGTGTCCGCACATCAATGGATGAGTTCCCTTTATGCGATGACTGTTTAATAGAATACCAACAACCATTAGACAGACGTTATCATGGTGAGGCAATATGTTGCAGTGATTGCGGACCTCAAATGAGTTTTTATGATGGAAAAACCCGCGTTGAATGTGAAAATCCCATCAGAAAAGGTGCTGAAGTTTTAAGTAAAGGAAAGATATTGGCAATCAAAGGAATTGGTGGAACACACCTTGTAGTTGATGCATATAATGATGATGCAATAAAAGAGCTGAGAAAAAAATTAAACAGACCTAATCAGGCATTTGCGGTAATGTGCAGAGATCTTGAAAGTCTGGAAAAATATGCTGAGTTAAGCGAAAAAGAAATTAAAACCATTACTTCCAATAAAAGGCCAATTGTCATTTTAAAGAAAAAAACTGGTTACAGATTCCCAGAAAGTTTATCTCCGGGACTGCATAATATTGGAGTAATGCTTCCATACTCACCAATGCATTACTTATTATTCGATGAAAGCGAAATAGACACATTTGTCATGACTTCCGCCAACATTCCCGGCGAACCGATGATGATTGAAAACTCACAAATAATTAATGGAGTTAATGACTATTCACTTGTTCACAATCGTAAAATATTAAACAGATGCGATGATTCAGTTATCCGTTTTAGAAATGATGAGTTATCCTTTATCAGGCGTTCCAGAGGATACACTCCTGAACCTTATACCATCAATTATGATGTTAATGACTTAGATGTTCTTGCGTTAGGTCCTGAATTGGATGTGACATTTTCAATTGCCCGTGGAAATAAAGTTTATCCTTCACAACATATTGGAAACACCAATAAACCTAAAACATTGAAATTTTTACGTGAAGCCATTGAAAACATGCAGAGAATCACAAAAATCAATGAATTTGACGTGATTGCATGTGATATGCATCCTCATTTCTTTACAACCCGTTTAGCATATGAACTTGGTGAAAAATATGATGCGGAAGTCTTACCTGTACAACATCATCATGCACATACTGTAGCACTTGCAAATGACCACGGAATTGAAGAGATGATTTGCATTGCTGCCGATGGAGTGGGTTTCGGAAGCGACGGCACCAGCTGGGGAGGTGAAATTCTTTATACAGACATCAGCAGTTTTGAAAGATTAAGTCACCTGCAACCTCAATTAATGCCCGGAGGAGATGTTGCAACCAAATATCCTGTAAGAATGCTTGCAAGCATCCTAAATGACGATGATCTAATTAGACATTATGCAAATTACTTTAAATACGGAGAAATTGAAATAAAAAATATCAAAAAACAAATTAATTCAGGAATAAATGTCGGAATTACCACAAGTACAGGCAGGGTTCTTGATTCAATGGCTGCGGCATTAGAAATATGTCATGAGAGAACATACGAAGGAGAATGTTCCATGAAACTTGAATCTGCAGCATATTATTCAACAAATGAATTAGAAATTCCGGTAATCATTGAAAATAATCAGCTTAACACCACTGAGATATTGCGGGAAGTGGTAAGATTATATCAAAATGGTGCAAAAAAATCTGATGTTGCAGCTGCAGGCCAGATTGCTATTGCAAGCGGTTTGAGTGAACTGGCAATACAGGCGGCAGACAATAAGAATATCTCAGATATTGGCG